TCTGCCCACATACTGAACAACTGTATACCTGTTGCCTAGCAGTCATCAAAGACTCCTTTCCGATGTCGGAATCACTGCAGGTCCTTGACCACCTGCAGCACCGGAGCGAAGTCAGGCTGCGAGCCTGTATCCTTCACAAGTTGTACATAGCGGATGACACCTTGGCGGTCTACGACGAACACTGCGCGCGCCAGCAGGCGTGCATCTTTGACCAGCACGCCGTAGGCCGTGCCGAACGAGGCGTCGCGATGGTCGGACACAGCGACTACTCGGTCGACGCCAGCCGCACCACACCACCGCTTCTGGGCGAAAGGCAGATCCATGCTGACCGTCAGAATCACTACATCGCTCCCCAGCTTGGACGCCTCGGCGTTGAAGCGCCTGGTCTCAATGTCGCAGACCGGTGTGTCGAGCGACGGCACCGACGCGATGACCACGACCTTGCCCTTGAACTGAGACAACGACACCGGCTTCATGTCATTGCCGACCGCGGTGAAATCGGGCGCCTCATCCCCGACATTCAGCTCCTTGCCGACCAGAGTCGCCGGCTTGCCGCCGAAGACCACTGCTCCCGGACGTTCAGTCATTGTACTCTCCTCTATCTGGCCCTGCCCTTTACTGCACCGGACCGCGTGACCTGTTCTACCAGTTCTCGCCCAGCAACTCGAAGTAGGCCTGGGGATGGGCACAGGCCGGGCACTGCTGCGGGGCTTCCGTCCCCTCATGCAGGTAGCCGCAGTTCAGGCAGCGCCAAACCACCTTGTTCCCGCGCTTGAAGACCCGGCCCGCCTCGAGGTTCGCGGCCAAGTCGCTGTAGCGCTTCTGGTGCTGCTTCTCGGCAACCGCGATGTTGCGGAACACGGTGGCTACCTCGTTGAAGCCCTCATCCTGTGCGGTCTTCGCAAAGTCGGGATAGAGCGTTCCCCACTCGAACATCTCGCCTGCGGCTGCTGCCTTGAGGTTATCGAGAGTCGTGCCTACCTTGCCTGCCGGGTACGCCGCCTGGATCGTGACGTCGCCGCCTTCGAGGAACTTGAAGAACCGCTTTGCGTGCTCCTTCTCCTGGTTGGCGGTCTCTTCAAAGATCTGGGCCATCTGCATCAAGCCATCGTTGCGGGCCTGACTGGCGAAGTAGGTATAACGGTTGCGTGCCTGTGACTCGCCCGCGAAGGCGGCCAGCAGGTTCTTTTCGGTCTTGCTGCCCTTAAGCGTCATTTTGATGCTCCTTAGAGTTACATTGTATCAATACTGGGGTACGACACGAGCAAATATTTGACTTCTCCTATGTTCCTCGGGATTCGGGACTTCCATCGCGCAGGCGATTGATCTCGTCCTGCAGACTCAGTATCAGTTCGACTGCGTCGAGCCCGATGTCGAAGTCGGTCATCAGCCGGTGAATACGGCGCAGTCGGGCAAGGTCGGAATCATCCAAAAACAGCCGGCCGGCCTCGGCGGTCCTGGCGTGAACGACTTCACGCTGTACACACTCGACAATGATGAGTTCGTCGAGACCAGTCATCTCAACCAGTACCTGGATTTCGTAGCCCGGCATTACTTCTCCTCCGGTCGCATCCCGGCAAGCTCCTTGAGCAGCGCTCGCTCCTTCTCGGATAGCCGAACCGGCAGCCGGACGTCGATAGCGACGTACAAGTCACCGCGCGCGCCGGCATCACCGTTAACCGGCATGCCCTGACCTTTGAGCCGAAGCTCGTTTCCAATCTGCGTCTCGGCCGGTATCTTGAGCCGTGCCTTGCCCTCGAGCAGCGGGACGGTCACCTCGCCGCCGAGCAGCGCTGTGTACAAAGGAACCTGAACCCGGGTATGCAGGTCATTGCCCTCACGGACAAACCGAGGGTCGTCCTCAACTGCAATCACGATCCACAGGTCGCCGGGCTGTCCTCGTCGGCCGGGCATACCCTGGCCCCTCACTCGCATACGCGACCCATTGTCGACGCCGCGCGGTATCTTCACCTCTATTGTCGGTCCGTCGGAGCGCTTAAGCCTACGGACAGTGCCCTTATATGCCTCGGCCAGGGTAACGGTTACCGGCTGCTCGATGTCTCGGCCGCGAGTTGCGCGCGGCTGAGCCTGCGTGGCACCTGCTCCGAA
The bacterium genome window above contains:
- the tpx gene encoding thiol peroxidase gives rise to the protein MTERPGAVVFGGKPATLVGKELNVGDEAPDFTAVGNDMKPVSLSQFKGKVVVIASVPSLDTPVCDIETRRFNAEASKLGSDVVILTVSMDLPFAQKRWCGAAGVDRVVAVSDHRDASFGTAYGVLVKDARLLARAVFVVDRQGVIRYVQLVKDTGSQPDFAPVLQVVKDLQ
- a CDS encoding rubrerythrin family protein; this translates as MTLKGSKTEKNLLAAFAGESQARNRYTYFASQARNDGLMQMAQIFEETANQEKEHAKRFFKFLEGGDVTIQAAYPAGKVGTTLDNLKAAAAGEMFEWGTLYPDFAKTAQDEGFNEVATVFRNIAVAEKQHQKRYSDLAANLEAGRVFKRGNKVVWRCLNCGYLHEGTEAPQQCPACAHPQAYFELLGENW
- a CDS encoding chaperone modulator CbpM, which codes for MPGYEIQVLVEMTGLDELIIVECVQREVVHARTAEAGRLFLDDSDLARLRRIHRLMTDFDIGLDAVELILSLQDEINRLRDGSPESRGT
- a CDS encoding J domain-containing protein, translating into MNVEYKDYYEVLGVPKDADEKAIKAAYRKLARKYHPDVNPNGKAEAESKFKEINEAYEVLSDKEKRAKYDQFGADWQRAQQSGQTGDFDWSRYQTGQQEGGYTRYTNEDLQDLFGEGAPFSDFFTHLFGAGATQAQPRATRGRDIEQPVTVTLAEAYKGTVRRLKRSDGPTIEVKIPRGVDNGSRMRVRGQGMPGRRGQPGDLWIVIAVEDDPRFVREGNDLHTRVQVPLYTALLGGEVTVPLLEGKARLKIPAETQIGNELRLKGQGMPVNGDAGARGDLYVAIDVRLPVRLSEKERALLKELAGMRPEEK